TTGAGCCATATCTTTATCTACAGTACTAATTAATACAGGAATACCTATCTTGCCTGCTTGTATCGCCAATGTACCTATTACATCATCAGCTTCTACACCAGATATAACTAATAAAGGTAATCCCATAGCAATAATTATTTCGTATAATGGCATTATTTGTTTACATAAATTATCAGGCATGCTAAGTCTATTAGCTTTATATTTTGCAAATAACTTATCACGAAAAGTTTTCCCTTTATCATCAAATAATACAGCAATATTACTAGGTTGATATTGAATAATTAAACTACGTAATATATTAATAACACCATAAATAGCACCTGTAGGTTTACCTAAACTATTAGTTAATAATGGAAAAGCATGATAAGCACGATAAAGGTAATATGATCCATCAACTAAAATAAATAGATCTTTTTTAATTATAGACATAATCTATCCATCATAAAGAAAAGATATTAATTAATAATTATATTAATTTTTATTTTTAAAATCTTAATTAAGACAAAAAACTATTAAAATAATTCTATATTAACATTTTTATTATTTATCACTAAAAATATTTTAAAATAGTACTTATATGTGCTTAAATAGAACATGCAATAAGTGCACTAATAATCCATAAAACATTATATCTTTAATAAAATAGAATGTTTTATTTATTAATTAAAAATTTCACAATATCAGAATAAGCATTAGCATAATAAATTATGTCATTACCTATTATATACTTATTATGAATCATATATTTACCATTAACAAAAATTGCTGGAACACCTACTAATTGAAAATCTTTCACTGCTTTTTGTTGCTTTATAACTAATGATCTAACAATAAAACTATTTAATGCTGCATCATATTCTTCACTTTTAATGCCCATATTAATAAATACTGCTTTAATATCAGCGCTAGTATTTATTGATTCTTTATTTTGTATTCCTTCAAATAAAATTAATGCAATTTTATCTTCAATATTTAACACCATAGCTAACGTCCATGCTTTTGTTAAATCACTACCTAATGGACCTAAAAAATCTATATGATAACGCTCTAACTTAATTTTAATATCCTTAAAGAATTTTCCTGATATCATTTTAGATACATGGTAAATGGATTCAAAATTATAACAATGAGGACAATAAAAAGAAAAAAATTCTACTACACGAGGCGCATCTTGCACTGCGTTTTTTATTTGACTAAATTCAATACCTTCAGTATAACCTATTGCAGAAAGATTATAAAATACAAATAACCATATTAAATTTAAACAAAATTTGTTCATAGCAAATAATTCTTTGAAAATTAGATTTACAAATTTATTAAATTATAAAAATAGATAAATATTATTATATTTTTTGATATAGTAATATTTAAAATTCTGTTAATGTAATAAAGAAATATTACCTATTCGTAAAAATAAACTATACAACTGATTTAATAATGTCAAACGATTAATCCTCAATATTTGTTTAGAGTCCATAATCATAACATTATCAAAAAAATCATCTATAACCCCGCGTAATGAGGCTAATTCAATTAGGGCACTTTTGTATTTTTTATTAGCAAAAAAAGATTCTAATTTAGTTTGTAAAATCATTACACGAGATGCTAAATTAACTTCTTCAGGTAGTATTAACATACTAGTTATAATATTTTTATTTAATTTTTCATTTGCTTGATTCAAAATATTAGCTATACGTTTATTAGAGATTATAAGTGCCTCAGATACTTCTAAAGTTCTAAAAAAAGTAATAGCTTTTACACGAGCATCAAAATCTAAAGGTTTAGTAGGTTTCATAGCTAAAACAGATTGAATCGTATCTATACGATATCCTTTTTCTTTATAAAAAGATAAAAATCGTTTAAACATAAATTCTATTACATCATTAATAACATTTTTATTACTTAATTTATTTCCATAAAAATAAACAGTTTGTTGTGTTAAAGATAATAAATCTAAATCATAACCTTTTTCGATAATAATACGTAATAAACCAAATGCAATCCTACGCAATGCAAATGGATCTTTATTACCTTTTGGATGTTGTCCAATACCAATAATGCCTACTAGTGTATCAATTTTATCAGCTAATGCTAATGTAACTGCAATTAAATTAGATGGTAATTTGTCACCAGAAAACCGAGGTTGATAGTGTTCTTTAATTGCTACTGCTACATCATTAAATTCACCATCTAAAAGAGCGTAATGCATACCAATAATTCCCTGTATAGAAGGAAATTCAAATACCATATTTGTAACTAAATCGCATTTTGATAATAGAGCGGCACGTACAGAATGATTAACATATGCACCAACTTTAGAACTAATCCACTGAGTCAAAACTTTTAAACGATCAGTTTTATCACGCAATGTACCTAATTTTTCTTGAAATACAATGGTTTCCAATTCAGGTAAATAATCTTCTAAACATTTTTTGCGATCATATTTATAAAAAAATTCAGCATCTACTAAACGTGGACGCATTACTTTTTCATTACCTATAATAATCTCTTTAGGATTAACAGATTCAATATTAGCAACAAATATAAAATCAGACATTAAATTACCAAAATGATCATAAATTGGAAAATATTTTTGATCATATTTCATAGTGTGGATTATAACTTCTTTTGGTATTGATAAAAATTTATTTTCAAATTTTCCATGTAATACAACTGGCCACTCAACTAATGAAGTTACTTCTTCCAATAAACTATCAGTAAATAAAGCAATACCACCTAATTTTTGTGCTATCTTATTTATTTCATGTTTAATTAATTTTTTACGATCTTCATAATCAGCAATAACTTTACCACGTTCATATAATATTGCTGGATATTGTTCAGCTGAAGTAACGATAATTTTAGATTCACCAATAAATCTATGTCCATAAATTACACGACTACTTTGTACTCCAAATAATTCACCATCTATTAAATTATCACCAAATAACATAATTAAAGTATGAACAGGTCGAATAAAAGGTGCATCCTTATTACCCCATCTCATTAATTTTGAAATATGTAATTGTCTTAAAGAATTAATTACTATATCTAAAAGAAGTATTCTTGTATCATTACCTTTTACAACAGAAAAATAAAATAAATATTCTCCTTTATCTGTGATTAAACGTTTTGCCTGATTTAAATTAATTCCACAATTATGTGCCCATCTTTTCGCAGCTTGGGTAGGATTACCTTTAGAATCAAAAGCTTGATTAATTGCTGGACCACGGTTTTTTACTTGACGATCATTTTGATATTTAGCTAAATTTATTACTTTTAATGCTAAACGACGTGGAGATGCATACCATAATACTTCATTATACTGAATATTAATTAAATTTAATTGATTTCTAAAATTTTTTGCAAAGGATTCTGCTAATGAACGAAGAGATTTAGGTGGTAATTCTTCTGTACCTATTTCCACTAAAAAATTTTGTTCCATAATAATAACCTTTTAATTTTTACAAATTTGGAAAACCTAATTTCTTACGGGAAATATAATAAACTTCTGCTACTCTTTTAGTTAAAGTACGAATACGTAAAATATATCGTTGTCGTTCAGTAACCGAAATTGCTTTACGTGCATCTAATAAATTAAATAAATGAGTAGCTTTTAAAATACATTCATAAGCTGGTAAGGGTAGTGAAATTTTTAGTGAAAGTAAATCTTTAGCTTCTTTTTCATACCATTCAAAACTTTCAAATAAAAAATTAATATTAGCACATTCAAAATTATAAACTGATTGCTCAACTTCATTCTGATGATAAATATCACCATAAGTTATTTTGCCTAATAAGCCATCTGACCAAAGTAAATCATATATATTATCCACTCCTTGAATATACATAGCTAATCTCTCAAGACCATAAGTTATTTCACCTGTAACAGGTTTACATTCCAAACCACCTACTTGCTGAAAATAAGTAAATTGAGTGATCTCCATTCCATTTAACCAAACTTCCCAGCCCAACCCCCAAGCTCCTAAAGTTGCATTTTCCCAATTATCTTCTACAAATCGGATATCATGAGTGGTTAAATCTAATTCCAAAGCTTTTAATGAATCAAGATACAATTCTTGAAAATTATCTGGTGATGGTTTAATAATAACTTGAAATTGATGATACCGTTGTAAACGATTAGGGTTTTCACCATAACGCCCATCAGTTGGTCGTCGAGATAGTTGCACATAAGCTGCAGCTACTGGTTCAGGACCTAGTGCCCTTAAAAAAGTCATTGGATGAGAGGTTCCTGCACCTACCTCTATATCTAATGATTGGATAATACTACAACCTTGACAAGCCCAGTAGTCTTGCAATGCAAAAATTAACTCCTGAAAAACCTTAATATTAAATTTTTTTATATTAAACTTACATTGCATACTGAATTTACAAATAAATTATAATTATTAACATCGTTAACTATATAACATAAAATGTCAATATTTATGTATTGAAGTAAAATTAATTCATAAACAAAAATAATAATGCAAAATAAAAAATATAAGACAAGCTTTCATTATTATTTTATACATATACTGTTATTAGATTTTAATATATAATATTCTATTAATAATATTATTATAAATAATAAAGTACATATACAGACATTTTATATATAATGTTAATGATTCTTTATTTCTATTTTATAAACTATTAATATAATTTTTTTGTTTTTAATATGTCAATATTAATACATTAAATAAACATAAAAAATGATCCAAGAAACTTATATTATAAATATAAAATTTATTTTCTTTTTTATTACAGATTTTTTATTACAAAATAATCATCAAAATATTAATTTTTATAACTAATTAAAATATTATTAATGCATTTATAATTTTGTGATAAAAATTTATATTTTGAGAATATTCAATTATTAACTGAATAATTAAAAACTATGATACAGGGAACATTGTATGTTATATCTGCTCCAAGTGGTACTGGAAAATCCAGTCTTATCAAAGCTTTATTAAAAACTCAATTATCTTATAATATAAGAGTATCTATTTCACATACCACTAGAATGAAACGTACTGATGAAAAAAACGGAGAACATTATTTTTTTATTACCAAAGAAAAATTTCAAAAAATGATTAAACATAATGATTTTTTTGAATATGCTTATATTTTTGGAAATTATTATGGAACTTCTCGTTCAATAAATGAAAAAATTCTTAATAGTGGTGTTGATGTATTTCTAGAAATAGATTGGCAAGGAGCACAACAAATCAGAAACAAAATGCCTAGAGTTTGCACTATTTTTATATTACCACCATCTAAAAATGAATTAATGCATCGGTTATATACACGTGGTCAAGATAGTGAAGAAAATATCAATATACGTATAAAACAAACAATTACTGAAATAAAACATTATAGAGAATATGATTACATCATTATTAATGATGATTTTAATATTGCATTAGATAATTTAAAATCTATTATTAAATCTAGACATTTAAAATTGAAATATCAAATGCATAGATATGATAATTTAATTAATAAATTATTGGAAGATTAAAAAATATTTAGTATAATAAATAAAATTTTTTTATCTTTGGATATTATAATATGGCTCGCGTAACAGTTCAAGATGCAGTAGAAAAAATCGGTAATCGTTTTGATTTAATTTTAGTAGCCGCATGTCGTGCTAGGCAATTACAAATAAAAGGTAAACATCCTTTAATTAAAGAAAATAACGATAAAGTCACAGTAATTTCATTAAGAGAAATAGAATCTGATTTAATTAATATTAGTATTTTAGATATGATTGAACATAAGGAATCACAAAACAAACAACTATAGAAATGTAAAAAAGTATCTAAATATTATTAAAAAAGTACATTGTTAACTTGAAGGTAAGTGTAAATTGTGCCTATTTGAAGTCCTAAATAATTTTTTTCGGGAATATCTCTCAAAAAAACAGATCTTATTGCTACAACAAGCTTATATTGTTGCTAGAGATGCACATAAAGGACAAATACGTTTAAGTGGTGAACCTTATATCACTCATCCAGTAGCAGTGACATGTATTTTGACAGAAATGCGTTTAGATCATGAAACATTAATGGCTGCATTACTGCACGATGTTATCGAAGATACATCTACATCTTTTCAAGATATAAAACAACTGTTTGGCAAGACAGTTGCTGGACTAGTTGAGGGGGTATCAAAACTAGATAATTTTAAATTTCGTGATAAACAAGAGGCTCAAGCAGAAAATTTAAATAAAGTTATTATGGCTATGGTTCGAGATATTCGCGTAATTTTAATTAAACTAGCAGATCGAACCCATAATATGCGTACTTTAGGATTCCTAGGTATAGAAAAAAGACGTAGAATAGCAAAAGAAACATTAGAAATTTATAGCCCACTAGCACATCGTTTAGGCATTAATCATTTAAAAACTGAATTAGAAGAATTAGGATTTGAAGCACTCTATCCTAATAGATATAAAATGATTAAAGAAATAGTAAAGACGTATCATTATAATAGAAAAGAAATAATAAAAAAAATAATAACAGAAATAGAATATAGATTATTAAAAGCTAAAATACCTTCTAGGGTATACGGTAGAAAAAAACATTTGTATTCAATATACCAAAAAATGTGCCTTAAAGAACAATGGTTCCATTCAATTTTAGATATATACTCCTTTCGCATCATAGTTCATGATATTGATACTTGTTATCGTGTTCTTAATCAAATACATTGTTTATATAATCCTAGGCCAGGACAAGTAAAAGATTATATTGCTATTCCAAAAGTAAATGGTTATCAATCTTTACATACATCAATGATTGGACCGCACGGTATACCAATAGAAATACAAATTCGTACTGAAGACATGGATCAAATAGCAGAAATGGGTATAGCAGCTCACTGGAAATATAAAGAACAAGAAAATTCTTGTATAACTACTCAAATTAAAACAAAACGTTGGATACAAAGTCTATTAGAACTACAAAAAAATACAGGTAATTCTTTTGAATTCATAGAAAATATAAAATATGAACTTTTTCCAGATGAAATTTATGTTTTTACACCTAAAGGTAGTATTATAAAACTACCTACTGGAGCAACTCCAGTTGATTTTGCCTATGCTATTCATACAAATATAGGTCATGCATGTATTGGAGCTAGGGTAGACCGTCAACCTTATCCTTTATCTAAATCTTTAAGTAATGGACAAACCATAGAAATTATTACTTCTCCTAGAGCTCAACCAAGCTTAACCTGGTTAAATTTTGTTGTTAGTTTAAAAGCAAGAACAAAAATACGTCAAACACTTCAAAATTTAAAACTAGAAAACACTATTAATTTAAACAGTAAATTACTAAATCAATCTTTAAGTAAAGATATAAATATAAGATAATAATAAAATATTATAGCAAAAAAAATTGATATTAGATATTTATTTATAAATATTTATTAATTAATAATATAAATCTTAAATTTGCATTAATATTACGATGATTATTATTAAATAATAGGTAAATAATTTTAGATTTAAAATTATTTAATTAACGTAATTTTATATTTATAGTTATTTACTATACTAAAAAATAATAAAAATATAATAGAAAACTGCATAAAATCTATAAAACAGATTAAATTTATTTAATTATCCTTATTTTTTATAAATATATTATGTCAACTAATATTAGTCACTAAACTACACTTTTAATGTCTTAGATTTAAATAAAATAAAATAATAAATATTAAAAATATATTTTTAATATTATAGTTTATATTTTATTTTTAATAAAATATAAACTAGTAAATACAAAAATAACTTTATAGATTAATTGATGTTCAGTTTTAATTTATTTTCTTTAACAAATGCTAAAAATAGTTGACGCTCCTTACCTGTTAATCTGCTTGTATAAGGTAAATTTGCAACTAATGGATTAACTGCATGCTGATTAAACCATAATTCATAGTGCAAATGAGCACCTGTAGTACGTCCTGTATTACCTGATAATCCAATACGATCACCTTTTTTTACTTTCTGTCCTGGTTTAACTAATAATTTACATAAATGCATATAACGGGTAGTATATTGAGGACTATGACGAATAGCAATAAAATTACCAGCTGCAATACTGTATTTAGATACAATAACTTCACCATCCCCAACTGCTAATATTGGAGTACCTACTGGCATAGAAAAATCTACACCCTGATGAGGTGAAATACGTCCAGTTACTGGATTAATACGTCGTAAACTAAAAGGAGAAGAAACTTTAAAAATATTAGCAGTAGGATAACGTAGAAATTCTTGCTCTAAACTATTAGCTTCACTATCATAATAGTGACCATTTTGAGCTCGAAATGCATAGTAATTTTTACCGTTAGTTAATATATATACACCTAATAAACGACTTTGTTTACTATGACCATCAATTATTTCACGACTTAACAAAATAGAAAATTTATCACCAGATTTTAGTTTTCGTAAATCAATTTGCCATTGTAGTGCTTTAGAAACCTCATGTGCTTCGTTATATGTTAAACCTGCATTAACTGCACTAAAAGTAAAATTGTTATTTATTTTACCTTGAATAACTACATCAGACCAAACACCACGACGAATTTGTTTTTCTTCATTAAATTTAGTTGATTTACCTTGTCTAGTAAATATACGAGTTTCACGTTGTGATATAATCCATTTTAATGTTTGTAATCTTCCATCTTTATTTAACTCCCAACTTAAAGTTTGTCCAACTTTTAAATTACGTAAATCTTGATATTGATTAGATAATGCTATAATATCATTAATATCTAAACTATACTGTGTTAAAACACCAGTTAAATTATCATTATATGAAATAATATATGCCTCTGTAGAAACAATTCCTTTTTCATTAATTACTCCTTCATCAGGTAATTGTTCGCTATTATTACTATCTAAACTATTTAACTTATTTTTATCAGATTTTATCTGATCTTTATTAGGAATTATAATATTTGATTTTATTTGTAATTCTTGTGAAGTAATTTTTACTTCTTGATCGTCTGATAAAATAATTATAGGTTGCCAAAATGTTATAGCTAATGTTATTACACTTAACGTAAATAACATGATTTTATGTGGTTTAGGTGAATTACTGTATGCTTGAGCTATAATTTTAGCCATCTGATACACGTTTTTAATTCCTTCTAACTAATTTTTATCTAGACAATTTTTAAATTGATTAGATAACTTTGCCAAAAACTCTACATAGCTATCTTTATTTAATTCAATACCCCCACCTAATGGATCTAATGTTCCCATATGTACATTAGTATCTTTTATAACCGCTTGAATAATAGCTGGCCTAAATTGTGGTTCAGCAAAAACACAAATTGCCTTTTCTTGAATTAACGTAGTTCTTATTTTATGTAATTTTTTTGCACCAGGATGAATATTAGGATTAATAATAAAATAACCTAATGAAGCTAAGCTATAACGTTTTTCAAAGTAACTATAAGCATCATGAAATACAAAATATCTTTTATATTTAATTGTTTGCAACATTTTATTAAGATTTTCATCAGTTTTAGTTATTTGTTCTTCAAAATAACGCAGATTTTTATCAAAATATTTTTTATATTTAGGATATAAAATAACTAATCTATGATGTATTATATTAGCTATAATACGTGCAATACATGGTGATAACCATATATGCATATTATACTCAGCATGTGAATGATAATGAAAAATATTTTTACGATTCTTATCCGGCAGATTGTTATCTATAACATGATTATGATTAGTATTTTTTAATAAAAGCTTTTTAATAGCTTGATCTTCAATTAATGATACTCTTTTATGATTTGGTAATTGAGATAATGGTTTTTTTAAAAAAGTTTCCAGATCTGATCCTACCCAAATAAAAAGATCAGCTGTTTTAATTTTTATTAAATCTGAAGGTTTTAAGAAATAATCATGCGGCGAAATACCATCAGGTAATAATATTTTTACATTAGTAACACCATCAGTTATAGCTGCTGCAATAAAACCTAATGGACGTATTGATGTAACTACATCAGCATAAGTAGTAGAAAAAATACTTAATAAAAATCCTAAAAGAAAATGTTTTTTTTTCATAATACTAAAAACATTTTTTTTTATATAACATAGATAGTATCCATAAATATATTTTATATTATGTTATAATATAATATTTTAATTATCCTGCAAGAATTATTTATAATGCAAACATTATTGAGCTTAAAAAATATCTCTGTTAATTTTGGTTCATCTAAAATTATCGAAAACATTTCCTTAGATTTACACGCAGGGGAAATATTAACACTATTAGGCCCAAATGGAGCTGGCAAATCTACATTAGCTAAAATAATACTTGGATTAATTTTCCCAACCAAAGGAAAAATAATTTATAATGCAAAACTAAATAGTGGTTATGTACCACAAAAATTATCACTGGATATAATAATGCCTTTAACAGTTAAACGATTTATGACATTAAAAACTGGCATAAAAACTAATCACATTATTCCTGTATTAATGCGTGTTGGCGCAGATCATCTTATTGATAAACAAATGCATAAATTATCTACTGGTGAAATTCAACGTATTTTACTTGCGCGTACATTACTTAATCCACCACAATTACTAGTTTTAGATGAACCAACACAAGGTGTGGATATAAATGGTCAGATAGCTTTATATAATTTAATTGATAGTATTCGTAATGAATTAAATTGTGCTGTTTTTATAATATCACATGATCTTCATTTAGTAATGGCTAAAACCGATCAAGTATTATGTATTAATAAAAAAATATGTTGCTCAGGGAGGCCTGAAGATATAGCTTTAAATCCTCAATTTATTAATATGTTTGGACATATTGCGGTAAAAAAAATAGGTATCTATCGTCATAATCATCAATAATTAATATAACTAGATTAATAATATTAATGATACAACTATAGGATATATACTATTATCATGATTGAATTATTATTACCTGGTTGGGTAGCTGGTATGCTATTAACAATTGCGGCAGGACCGCTAGGATCCTTTATTGTATGGCGACGTATGTCATACTTTGGTGATACTCTTGCTCATGCCTCATTATGTGGCATTGCTTTTGGTTTATTAATTAATATCAATTTGTTTTATTCTGTTATTAGCATAACATTTATTCTTTCAATATTATTAGTTTGGCTGGAAAAAAAACCTCAACTAGCAATAGATACTTTATTAGGAATAATTGCTCATAGTACTTTATCACTTGGATTAGTAGTAATTAGTTTAATGAGAAATATTCGTATGGATCTTATGGTGTATTTATTTGGTGATTTGTTATCAGTAACAACTGAAGATATTTTCTCAATTGCAATAGTTGTTACCATTGTTTGTTTAATTCTTATTTGGCAATGGCGTAATCTATTATTAATAACAGTAAATCAGGATTTAGCATATGTTGATGGCATAAAAATACAGCAACTAAAAATACTACTAATATTAATAACTGCTCTTACTATAGGTATAGCAATGAAATTCGTTGGTGCTTTAATTATCACATCATTATTAATTATTCCTGCTGCTACTGGAAGACATTTTTCTAAAACACCAGAACAAATGTCAATAGCTGCAATTATTAGTGGAATGGTTGCAATAACTTCTGGATTAGCTTTATCTGTATATTATGATACCCCAGCTGGTCCTTCTGTTGTAATTTGTTCTAGCATATTATTTATAATAAGTTTATTTTTTAAAATAAATAATTCAACTTAGATTAACAAAATATTTTTTAATAAAAAAAATAAATACACTTTTGTTTTATATTAATTTTTTAAACTATTTTTCAGTGACAATTTATAATGACTAAAATAGTTATAAATAATAGATTTATTATTTATTTACAAATACGTTTTTTGATTAGATAATACTTTATTTAAGATTGGATGATTATGTTAATATTTTCCTAAAATTTAACATATCAAATATAACATCAACAAATCTTTTATATAATAAATATTCATAATACATTAATACAATTTAATTGTTTAAATACTATTTCCAAACGATTAACCATAGAAGTTTGACCCATTCGTAACCAAATACGAGGATCATAATATTTTTTATTAGGTTTATCTGCACCGTCTGGATTACCTAATTGACTTTGTAAATAATCTTTATTATTTTTATAATAATTTAAAATACCTATCCAAGTTGCCCACTGAATATCAGTATCAATATTCATTTTTACAACACCGTAATTAATTGCCTCATGAATATCTTCAATATTTGATCCTGAACCACCGTGAAAAACAAAATTTATATTATTTTTTGTTGGTAAATTAAATTTCTTTGTAACATATTGCTGTGAATTTTTAAGAATTTTAGGTATCAATTTAATGTTTCCTGGCTTATAAACACCATGCACATTACCAAAAGATGCAGCAATTGTAAATCTATGACTAATTTTAATTAATTTTTCATAAGCATAAGCAACATCTTCAGGCTGAGTATAAAGTGACGCATTATCTAAACTTGTATTATCAATACCATCTTCCTCTCCTCCAGTACAACCTAATTCAATTTCTAATGTCATTCCAATTTTTTTCATCCGTTGTAAATATTGAGAACAAATATCAATATTATCCACTAAAGATTCTTCAGATAAATCTAACATGTGAGATGAAAATAAAGGTTTACCAGTAATTTTGTAAAATTTCTCGCCTACATCTAATAAACCGTCAATCCAAGGTAATAATTTAAGATTACAATGATCAGTATGTAATATTACTGCTACTCCATAATGTTTTGC
This genomic interval from Candidatus Arsenophonus lipoptenae contains the following:
- the znuB gene encoding zinc ABC transporter permease subunit ZnuB, encoding MIELLLPGWVAGMLLTIAAGPLGSFIVWRRMSYFGDTLAHASLCGIAFGLLININLFYSVISITFILSILLVWLEKKPQLAIDTLLGIIAHSTLSLGLVVISLMRNIRMDLMVYLFGDLLSVTTEDIFSIAIVVTIVCLILIWQWRNLLLITVNQDLAYVDGIKIQQLKILLILITALTIGIAMKFVGALIITSLLIIPAATGRHFSKTPEQMSIAAIISGMVAITSGLALSVYYDTPAGPSVVICSSILFIISLFFKINNST
- the fbaA gene encoding class II fructose-bisphosphate aldolase, giving the protein MYKIFKFIKPDIIIGDDVQKVFAVAKEHKFALPAVNCIGTDSINVVLETAAKVSYPVIIQFSYGGALFIAGKGLKIEDHKAAILGATSGAHHVHKMAKHYGVAVILHTDHCNLKLLPWIDGLLDVGEKFYKITGKPLFSSHMLDLSEESLVDNIDICSQYLQRMKKIGMTLEIELGCTGGEEDGIDNTSLDNASLYTQPEDVAYAYEKLIKISHRFTIAASFGNVHGVYKPGNIKLIPKILKNSQQYVTKKFNLPTKNNINFVFHGGSGSNIEDIHEAINYGVVKMNIDTDIQWATWIGILNYYKNNKDYLQSQLGNPDGADKPNKKYYDPRIWLRMGQTSMVNRLEIVFKQLNCINVL